CGAGGCCCTGGCGATGGGCCTGGTCAACCGCGTCGTCCCCGACGGCCAGGCGCTGGCCGTGGCCCGCGAGCTCGCCGACGACGTCGCCGCCTCCGGCCCGCTCGCCGTCCAGGCCATCCTCCGCACCTACCGCGACACCCTCGGCCTCGCCGAACCCGAGGCCCTGAAGGTCTCCGACGACCTGGGGTGGCCGGTCATCGGCTCCGAGGACGCCAAGGAGGGCACCCGCGCCTTCCGCGAGAAGCGCCCGGCCCACTACCAGGGCCACTGACGCTCACGGGCTCAGGCGTCGCAGCGGCGCGAAGTGCTCGGCGACCCAGCGGAGAGGGCCCCTGGTCCCGCCGTTCAGCAGCTCGATGACGGGCTCTCCGCGCGCCGGGTCCGTCTCGCCGGTGTCCAGCCACACCCGCCCCCGGCCGTCCGTCCACACCAGGATGACGCTCACCCGCGCCGCCCGGCATCGCTCCACGAGCACTGCCACCTCCAGACCGCCGCCTGGTTCCGGACGGCCGCCCGGATGAGGCCCTCCGGCGTCCCGGCCCGCACCTCCTGCGCGCATCCGTGACCGAGGGCGGACGGCGGCAGAGCCTCGCGGAGGCGGGCATGGTAGCCCTGTTCGTCCCGCCACGTGTCGTACAGCGGCAGTCGGGGGATCAGCGGCGGCTCAGCGGGCAGCTCAGCCCAGACCCGACGCGAACGGTCATCCCCCTCCGCCCCGAACCTCGTCGTCAACGCCGAGATCGCGGCCCACTCCCGGCCACCCGGACGGAGATGCCGAAAACGCGCCTCGACGCGCAGCACCGCGCTCGACGGAGCGGCGCTCATCGTGATCGGCTCTTTCGCGCACGCGCGACGAAGCGCACCGATCATGAGCTGCCTGACGAGGGTTTCGGCCTGGTCGGCGAGCCGCGGACAGCAGACGTCCGCGACGGCGCGAATCCAGCTACCGGCAGCGCCGATCGAGCCGATTGCAGCGGGAAAGCGTTGTTCATGCATGGTGCTCCCAGGTTGTGTAGCTGGTGACACTGCTTTCATGCTGGACCCAGCTTGTGAGCTGGTGGCACCGCCTGTCAAGCTGTTCGCCGTGGATCAGGACCGCCCGCTCTGGCAGCGGATCGTCGCCGAGCTACGCGAGAAGATCGCCACGGGCGAGCTCGCGCCGGGCGCGCGGCTGCCGTCCCGTCCGGAGATCATGCGCGCGTACGCGGTGTCGGACGCCGTGGCCAAGCAGGTCGCCCGGGTGCTCATCCAGGAGGGGCTGGCCGAGGCTCACTCCGGGTCCGGCACCTACGTGCGGGAACACCGCGACCCGCAGAAGATGGTCCGGGCATGGCACCGGTCTGCGCCTTTCGACCCGACCGTGGATCCCGAGAAGCGTGAGCTCACGTGGGAGTACCGTTCACGGACCGTGCAGGCTCCCGCCGACGTCCGCCGGCGCCTGCTGATGCCCGAGCCGCACGGCGACGAGGAGGACGCCGTCCGCACCGACTACGTCAGGAAGGCGAACGGCGAACCGGTCGAGCTGTCGACGTCCTACGAGCCGCTGTCCCTGACGCGCGGCACCCCGATCGTCCTGCCCCAGGACGGCCTGCTGGCGGGGCGCGGCGTGGCCGCACGCATGGTGTCCATCGGGGTGGTGATCGACGACTGGCAGGAGGAGGTCGGCGTCCGCATCGGGACGGCCGAGGAGTGCGCGGCGTTGCGGCGGCCACCGGGCTCGTACGTGCTGACGATCGGCCGCACCCACTACGCGCAGGACCGCCCCGTCGAGACGTCCGACATCGTGCTGCCCGCCGAGCGGTTCCTCCTGGTCTACGGCGGCAAGATGCCCTCGCCGGGCGGCGACGGGCACCCGCCTACTGGTCGGCGGGCGCCGTGAAGTGCTCGTGGCCCAGCACCGCCAGCAGCCGGATCTGGTCCTCCGCCGCGCTGCCCGGCGCGGGCGTGAGCACCAGGAGCGCCTGCGCCTGGTCCTCGGTGAACAGCGCCTGGCAGTCGACCTCGATCCGGCCCACCTCGGGGTGCACGAGCGTCTTGTGGTCGGCGAAGCGGCGGGCGACCTCGTGCCGCTCCCACAGGGCGCGGAACTCGGCGGACTCCGCGAGCAGCACCCCCACCAGCTCCGCCGCCCGCGACCGCGGCCCCGCCGCGCCGTACGCGGCGCGCAGGGACGCGACCAGGCTGCGCGCCTGGCGCTCGTGGTCCTCCGGCGGGTAGACGCGGCGGGCGGCCGGGTCGGTGAACCACCGGTACACGTCGCTGCGCGCCCAGCCGGTGCGCGTGGCCGGGTCGCCGAAGATCGCGACGGCCAGCCGGTTGGCCACCAGCACCTCGCCGAGCGAGGACAGGATGAGCGCCGGGCTGTCCTCCAGCCGGTCGAGGACGCGCAGCAGAGCGGGCGCGACGTGCGTGTCGGCGGGCGTGCGGCGCGGCACGTTGTGCCCGGCCAGGCGGTAGAGGTGGTCGCGCTCGTCGGCGGTCAGGCGCAGCGCCCGGGCCAGCGCGGCGAGCATCTGCTCGGACGGCTGCGGGCCGCGCTGCTGCTCCAGCCGCACGTAGTAGTCGGCCGACATGCCGGTCAGCGCCGCGACCTCCTCGCGCCGCAGCCCGGGCGTGCGACGGCGCGGGCCGGGCATCAGGCCGACGTCGGACGGGCGCAGCGCCTCACGGCGGCGGCGCAGGAAGTCGGCGAGGGCGGCGCGGTTCATGCCTCCCATTGTGGGACGTCACGGCAGGTGCCAGCCAGGGACCGCCGATCCCCCGATCCGCGGTGCCCTTCCGCGCCCGGCCCCGGGCCGCCAGGGTGGAGGCATGAACATCGCGGGAAACACCGTCTTCATCCCCGGCGCGACGTCCGGGATAGGTCTCGCCCTCGCCGTCCGGCTGCGGGCGGCGGGCAACACCGTCGTCATCGGCGGGCGGCGTACCGACCTGCTGGAGCGCCTGGCCGCCGAGCACGGCTTCGGCACCGTCCGCATCGACACCGCCGACCCGGCGTCCATCACGGAGGCGACGGCCGACGTCGTCGCCCGCTACCCCGACCTGAACGTCCTGGTGGCGATGGCCGGCATCATGCGCGTCGAGGACTGGACCACGCCCGGCTTCCTCGCCGACGCCGAGGCGACGGTCACCACGAACCTGCTCGGCCCGATCCGGCTCATCGCCGCGCTCACCGAGCACCTCCAGGGGCGGCCCGGCGCGACGATCGTCACGGTCTCCTCCGGCCTGGCCCACGCGCCGCTGCGGGTCACCCCCACCTACAACGCGACCAAGGCCGCGATCCACATGCTCAGCGAGACGCTGCGGCTGCAGCTCGCGCCCGCGGGCGTCCAGGTGATCGAGCTGGTGCCGCCGTCGGTGCGGACCGCGCTCCTGCCGGGCCAGGAGACCTCGGACTTCGCGATGCCGCTCGACGAGTTCGCCGACGAGGTCATGAGCCTGCTCAAGGCGCAGCCCGACGCCGCCGAGATCCTGGTCGAGCGCGTGAAGTTCCTGCGGTTCGGGGCGGCGCGCGGCGACTACGACCAGGTGGTGGCCACGCTCAACGCCGCCGACCCGCACGCCCGCTGAACCTCTCCCGAAGGAAGGAACATCATGCCGTTCGCCAACCTCAAAGTGCCCGCCGGCACCCTCACGCCCGAGTCGAGGAAGAAGCTCCAGGACGCCGTCACCGACGCCTTCGCCGACGTGTACGGCGAACGAGCCCGCCCCACGACGCTCGTGATCCTCGAAGAGGTCGCCGACGGCGGCTGGAGCCTCGGCGGCACCATCCTCACCGAGGAACTCCTCGGCCGCAGCTAGCTCCGGCTCGAGATGTGGGCACGATCTAGAATCGGGAGCACGGCAAGCTACACGAGGCTACGGTAGGTGCGTGTTGAAGGTCATTACTCAGCGTGAGTTCCGGAACAACGCAGCCGCCGTCATGAATGAGGTCGAGGCGGGCGAGGTATTCCACATCACCCGCAACGGAGTCGAGATCGCCGAGCTGCGGCCGCTGGCGCGCAGGCGCCGCCTGAGCGCCGAGGAACTTGTCGCGAAGCATCGGCATCTGCCGCGCGTCGACTACGCGGAGCTGCGCCACGAGGCGGACGACGCCTTCGGCGACGATCGCGTCGATGACGACCCTTGGGATCGGCATGCCTGATCGTGACGACTCCGGGGTCATCGACACGTGTGTCTACATCGACCTCGCCGAGATCCCACTCGCCGATCTCCCCGCCTTTCCTGAGCTCACCGCCATCACTCTCGCCGAGCTTCAACAAGGCGTGGCCCTGGCCAAGGACGCATCCACCCGGGCTGCCCGGATGGAGAGGCTGGGCGCCGCGATCGCCTCGAGCCGGGGCCTGCCGCTCGTGCCCGTGTGATGGCGGTCAGTCCTCTGTGATGCGTTCCAGGCGTTCCAGGGCCTCGCCGTACTCCTCCACCAGGCCGAAGACCACGTCCTTGGCGGGGCGGACCTGGTTCATGAGGCCGATGATCTGGCCGGCCGGGAAGGTGGCGAGTTCCGTGGCGTCGCTGCGGCCGATGCGGCGCAGGGCGTCCGAGACGAGCATGAACTGCAGGGGCATCGGCAGCGTCCCCGGCGACTCGGCGGACTCCCACGCCTCGGTCCACTCGTTCTTCAGCAGGCGGGCCGGCTTGCCGGTCCAGCTGCGGGAGCGGACGGTGTCGCGGGAGGTGGCCTCCAGGATGCGGCGCTTGGCCATCTCGGGGGTGTCGGCCTCCTCGACGGTGAGCCAGAGGGAGCCGGTCCAGACGCCTTCGGCGCCGAGGGCCAGGCCGGCGGCCATCTGGCGGCCGTTGCCGATGCCGCCGGCGGCCAGCACCGGGACGTCCACCGCGTCCACGACCTGCGGGATCAGCACCATGGTGGAGATCTCGCCGGTGTGGCCGCCGGCCTCGGTGCCCTGCGCGACGACGACGTCCACCCCGACCTCGACCTGTTTGAGGGCGTGCCGGGGCGTGGAGGCGAGGGCGGCGACCTTGACGCCGTGGGAGTGGGCCAGCTCGACGACGTCGGCCGGGGGCGGGCCGAGGGCGTTGGCGAGCAGCGCGATGGGGTGGCGGAGGGCGACCTCGACCTGCGGGCGGGCGGTGGCGTCGGTCCAGCCGAGCAGGACGCGGCCGGCGTCGGCGTCCGAGGACAGCGGCGGCACCCCGTGCCGGCCCAGCAGGTTCTCGACGAACGCGCGGTGCCCCTCGGGGATCATCGACTGGAGGCGGCCGACCAGCTCCTCGGCCGGGAAGTCGGCCCCCTCGTAGGAGGCGGGCATGACGACGTCCACCCCGTACGGCTTGCCGTCCACGTGGTCGTCGATCCACTTGAGCTCCATCTCGAGCTCTTCTGGCGTGAAGTAGAGCGCTCCGAGCACCCCCATGCCGCCCGCGCGGCTGACGGCGGCGACCACGTCCCTGCAGTGGCTGAACGCGAAGATCGGGAGCTCGATTCCGAACATGTCCGTGACACGGGTCCGCATGGCCTGACAATACGTCTGGGAGAACGCCAACTGCAACGTGTTCTACACTAGAACCTTTCGTCGGTACCGGTGAGTAACCTCCAGCGATAACCGGTTCTAGTCCGGGTTATCGGGAAAAGAAAAAGGCCCGCCTTTTCAGGCGGGCCGGAAAACGCGCGGATTTTCAGGCGGCGGCCGGGCGGCGGCGGGCCATGAGCACGCCGGCGAGGACGAGCACCACGCCCACGATCAGCAGCACCAGCGGGATCACCACGCGCAGCAGGTTGATCTGGCTCTTGCCCTCCTTGGCGTTGTTCACCAGGTCCGCCACGGTCTTGTCGGTCATCTTGGCGGTGCCGACGAAGGCCGCCGCGCGCTCCACGCCGTCCTGCGTCTTCAGCACCTCGTGGCGCTGCACCTCCTGCTTGACCGGCGAGCCGGTGACCGGCTCGATCCAGAAGGTGGTCCTGCCGTCGTACCAGCGGTCCACCTGCACGTCGCCGGTGGTGCCGGTGATGCCGAGGACGTTGGCGGGGGCGGTGCGGGTCTCGGTCTTGGTCGGCGGGACCTGCTGCTCGAAGACGTAGACCGGCAGCCCGTTGACATTGTCCTCGCGCACGAACTGGGCGTCGAACGCCTTCTGCGCCTGCGCGTTGAACACCTTGTAGGTCTTCTTCTCGACATCGAACGGGAACTTGTAGATCTGCCCGTCGAGCTGGACCGGGGCCTTGTCCACGTTGGAGCCGCAGCAGTTGACGCCGGCGCCGGTGTAGCGGTTGAAGGCGCTGCGCCGCTCGGACAGCTCGATCTGCGGGCGGCTGTTGGTGACGTCGTTGACGACGGTGGCCTCGTCCCAGACCACCCGGTCGGAGGTGGCCTCCTTCACGTCGCCGCGCGTGGTGACGATGATGTCGAGGTCGCCGGTGAGCACCTTGAGGTCCTGGAGGGAGAAGTACTGCGCCTCCTTGGCCTCCAGGCGGGAGATGCCGAACTGGTTCGCCGGCGCGGAGATGATCTTCTCGGCCGCCCAGAATCTCAGCAACGGTGCCAGGGCGATGAAGAAAGCGCCGAACCCGATGAGGACGAGCGTGGAGATACGACCCATCGAGGCCTCCGCATTAGTAGAACGTGTTGTCATCAGGTGCGATCGTCGAGCAACAAAGTATGACAGGGGGTGATCGGCGTCACCGCCGGGCCCACCTCCGCAACCAAATCGATAGAAACAAGTTCTATCGTGGTTTCGCCGGTCCGTCGGCGAAGGTGGGAGCAGGGATGAAGAGCAGGGACGCGGCCCTCGACGGCGTCCGCGCGCTCGCCGCGCTCGGGGTGTGGCTGCTGCACGTCGGGAGCAACACGGGCGTGATGTACCGCGACGGCATGTACGCCTGGCTGATGGCGCGACTCGGCATCGCCGTCCCCATCTTCTTCCTCCTGTCGGGCCTGCTGCTCTACCGCCCGTGGGCGCGCGCGGTGATCGAGAATACGGCACGCCCCCGGCCCCTGCCGTACCTGTGGCGCCGGGTGCTGCGCGTCATGCCCGTCTACTGGCTGGTGACCGCGCTGGCGCTGTGGGCGTGGAGCGGCCTCGACTGGGCCGGCCGGCTCAAGTGGCTGCTCCTGCTGCAGAACTACTTCCCCGGCGACCCCACGCCCGACGGCCTCTACCAGATGTGGACGCTGCCCATCGAGATGGCCTTCTACGTGACGCTGCCGCTGCTCGCCTGGCTGCTCGACCGCTGGGCGCGGCGCGGCGGCAACCGGCCGGTGCGGCTGCTGGCCGGCATCGCGCCGCTGCCGCTGGTCTCGGTGGCCAGCGTGATGGTGGCCCGGCTCGGCGACCGGCCCGAGGTCGGGCTCTGGCTGCCGTACCACCTGGTCTTCTTCGCCTGCGGCATGGCGATGGCGGTGCTGTCGGTGTGGCTCAGGGAGAGCCGGGTGGTCGACGCGCTCGCGCCGCAGCTCCTGGTGCTGGCGTTCCTGCTGTACGCGCTGCTCAGCACCGGCCTGGCCGGGCCGCGCGAGCTGACGCTGCCCACCCTCGGCCAGTCGTTGTTCCGGCTGAGCCTGGAGACGGCGGTCGCGGTGCTGGTCGTCGCGCCGTTCGCGCTGGCGCCGCGCGAGGGCACCCTCCGGCACCGGCTGCTCGGCAACCCGGTCACCGCCTACCTGGGCCGCATCTCCTACAGCTTCTTCCTCTGGCACGCGCCGGTGATCACGCTCCAGCTCAAGCTGACCGGCGCGCAGCCGTTCCAGGGCGACTTCCCGAGCGTGGCCGTGGTGTCGTTGATCGTGACGCTGCTGCTCAGCGTGGGCAGCTACCATCTCGTCGAACTCACCGCCCTCAGGCTGAGCGGGCGCCGGCGAGCACCTGCTCCCCTGCCGGCAGCTCGGGAGGCGGCGCCGGCCGCGCCGGCCGGGTGACGTGCGCGCCGAACAGCGCGCCCACGGCCGCCGACGACAGCAGCTGCGGCACGTGGTCGGTCAGCACCACCAGGTCGACGCCGCGCTCGCGCAGCACCAGGTACGCCGCCAGCGACAACGTCGCCGCGCCGAAGAGCCCCGCTGACCACCAGTGGGCGGGCAGCCGCCGCGCCCGCAGCGCGAACGTCACCAGCATCGCCGCCAGCACCGCCAGCGCGCCCTGCCAGCTCGCCACCCAGCCGCCGAAGGCCAGCCCCAGCACGACCGCGTACGGCGCCCGCAGCCGCGACAGCCGCGCCGCCGCGGCGGAGGCCGTCTCGCGCACGTGCTCGGGACGCGGCCCGCGCAGCACCAGGGCGGCCAGCGCGAGCAGCGCGATGCCCGCCAGCCCGTACGCCAGCGCGTTCCAGTAGGCCCGGTCCGGCACGTACTCCAGCCGCACCGTCCCGGACGTCCCCGCGGGCAGCTCCCACGCCTGCTTCCAGCCGTCGATCCTGGCCGGCCGCAGCGCCCGCCCGCCGACGACGGCCCGCCAGCCGGCGTTGAAGTTCTCGTTGACGACGAGGAAGGAGTCCTTGGGGGCGCTGACCTTGACCTCGCGCTCGGCCGCCGTCCACGCGCCCTGCACGGCCGAGCCCTCGACGCCGCGCGGCTCGTCCGGCAGCCGGCCGACCACCAGGTCGTCGATCGCGAACGACTCCCAGCCGGCCACCCGCACCCGGTTGTCGCCGGCCGCCAGCTTCGCCCGCGCGCAGCCCTGGATCTCCACCGGCCGCCCCTCCAGCAGGTCGGCGTGCGTGCCGGCGACCTTGGTGGCGACGAGGGCGCCGTTGACCTCGATGTTCG
The Actinomadura luzonensis genome window above contains:
- a CDS encoding NAD(P)H-dependent flavin oxidoreductase — its product is MRTRVTDMFGIELPIFAFSHCRDVVAAVSRAGGMGVLGALYFTPEELEMELKWIDDHVDGKPYGVDVVMPASYEGADFPAEELVGRLQSMIPEGHRAFVENLLGRHGVPPLSSDADAGRVLLGWTDATARPQVEVALRHPIALLANALGPPPADVVELAHSHGVKVAALASTPRHALKQVEVGVDVVVAQGTEAGGHTGEISTMVLIPQVVDAVDVPVLAAGGIGNGRQMAAGLALGAEGVWTGSLWLTVEEADTPEMAKRRILEATSRDTVRSRSWTGKPARLLKNEWTEAWESAESPGTLPMPLQFMLVSDALRRIGRSDATELATFPAGQIIGLMNQVRPAKDVVFGLVEEYGEALERLERITED
- a CDS encoding acyltransferase family protein, with translation MKSRDAALDGVRALAALGVWLLHVGSNTGVMYRDGMYAWLMARLGIAVPIFFLLSGLLLYRPWARAVIENTARPRPLPYLWRRVLRVMPVYWLVTALALWAWSGLDWAGRLKWLLLLQNYFPGDPTPDGLYQMWTLPIEMAFYVTLPLLAWLLDRWARRGGNRPVRLLAGIAPLPLVSVASVMVARLGDRPEVGLWLPYHLVFFACGMAMAVLSVWLRESRVVDALAPQLLVLAFLLYALLSTGLAGPRELTLPTLGQSLFRLSLETAVAVLVVAPFALAPREGTLRHRLLGNPVTAYLGRISYSFFLWHAPVITLQLKLTGAQPFQGDFPSVAVVSLIVTLLLSVGSYHLVELTALRLSGRRRAPAPLPAAREAAPAAPAG
- a CDS encoding helix-turn-helix transcriptional regulator; the encoded protein is MNRAALADFLRRRREALRPSDVGLMPGPRRRTPGLRREEVAALTGMSADYYVRLEQQRGPQPSEQMLAALARALRLTADERDHLYRLAGHNVPRRTPADTHVAPALLRVLDRLEDSPALILSSLGEVLVANRLAVAIFGDPATRTGWARSDVYRWFTDPAARRVYPPEDHERQARSLVASLRAAYGAAGPRSRAAELVGVLLAESAEFRALWERHEVARRFADHKTLVHPEVGRIEVDCQALFTEDQAQALLVLTPAPGSAAEDQIRLLAVLGHEHFTAPADQ
- a CDS encoding tautomerase family protein, with the protein product MPFANLKVPAGTLTPESRKKLQDAVTDAFADVYGERARPTTLVILEEVADGGWSLGGTILTEELLGRS
- a CDS encoding type II toxin-antitoxin system Phd/YefM family antitoxin codes for the protein MLKVITQREFRNNAAAVMNEVEAGEVFHITRNGVEIAELRPLARRRRLSAEELVAKHRHLPRVDYAELRHEADDAFGDDRVDDDPWDRHA
- a CDS encoding GntR family transcriptional regulator, with the protein product MLDPACELVAPPVKLFAVDQDRPLWQRIVAELREKIATGELAPGARLPSRPEIMRAYAVSDAVAKQVARVLIQEGLAEAHSGSGTYVREHRDPQKMVRAWHRSAPFDPTVDPEKRELTWEYRSRTVQAPADVRRRLLMPEPHGDEEDAVRTDYVRKANGEPVELSTSYEPLSLTRGTPIVLPQDGLLAGRGVAARMVSIGVVIDDWQEEVGVRIGTAEECAALRRPPGSYVLTIGRTHYAQDRPVETSDIVLPAERFLLVYGGKMPSPGGDGHPPTGRRAP
- a CDS encoding DUF3068 domain-containing protein, giving the protein MGRISTLVLIGFGAFFIALAPLLRFWAAEKIISAPANQFGISRLEAKEAQYFSLQDLKVLTGDLDIIVTTRGDVKEATSDRVVWDEATVVNDVTNSRPQIELSERRSAFNRYTGAGVNCCGSNVDKAPVQLDGQIYKFPFDVEKKTYKVFNAQAQKAFDAQFVREDNVNGLPVYVFEQQVPPTKTETRTAPANVLGITGTTGDVQVDRWYDGRTTFWIEPVTGSPVKQEVQRHEVLKTQDGVERAAAFVGTAKMTDKTVADLVNNAKEGKSQINLLRVVIPLVLLIVGVVLVLAGVLMARRRPAAA
- a CDS encoding SDR family oxidoreductase — its product is MNIAGNTVFIPGATSGIGLALAVRLRAAGNTVVIGGRRTDLLERLAAEHGFGTVRIDTADPASITEATADVVARYPDLNVLVAMAGIMRVEDWTTPGFLADAEATVTTNLLGPIRLIAALTEHLQGRPGATIVTVSSGLAHAPLRVTPTYNATKAAIHMLSETLRLQLAPAGVQVIELVPPSVRTALLPGQETSDFAMPLDEFADEVMSLLKAQPDAAEILVERVKFLRFGAARGDYDQVVATLNAADPHAR